A region of the Triticum urartu cultivar G1812 unplaced genomic scaffold, Tu2.1 TuUngrouped_contig_4894, whole genome shotgun sequence genome:
AGATGGTGCTTTGGAAAGCTTAGAAATTGTTGTTGCTAACATGTCAGAATTTGTTGTGCTTTTGAGCGAATGTGAGCGCATGTCTCGCAGGCCATATGACGTTTACCTTTACACCGACAACTTCATGTTTAGCCGACACGCTGAAAAGCAAAAGCTCTTGAGCTTCTTGTTGGAGCACAACGATCCTTCAGGTGATCATGCATGGGGCGTCCTCCCGCTCATAGGTGGTGTCGCAGTTGGGAAGAAAACCTTGGTTGCTCATGTGTGTGGCGATGAAAGGGTTCGCTCACGTTTCTCCTTTATTTTGCACTTGATTGGAGACAGCCTTTTGGGAATACTTGATGATGGAAGGACAATGTTTGGTATGATGTTGGTAGTTATTGAGTTTTCTTCTGATGTAGATGATGATGACTGGAAAAAGTTTTGCTCGTTTCTCATAAGGATGGGTAGAGGAAGCAAGATCATCATCGTAAGCAAACTTAAGAGATTAGCCCGGTTGGGAACGGTGAAACCGATCTTCCTAAGTGTACTATCTTACGACGAGTTGAGATACCTTTTCAAGGCACTATCCTTCGGGAGTGTAGAGCCCGCAGAACATCCTCGGCTAGTACAAATGGCAGATCAATTTGCCAAGGAGTTGCACAATGCACATGGTTCACTTCTTGCAACAAATGCGTACGCGAATGTCTTGAGAAGGAATCTCGATGTTCAGTTTTGGCGGCGCATAATGGACGAGGGGATGAGAGTGGTCAAGAGGAACCTCTCCATGTATGGCGTGCATCCCAACACGCTTATACAACAAGGCCATCCAATGGACATAACAGACTTCGGTTTGCATCCACTTAGCATGACACCTTACACATTTGGTGCTTCAGTGAAGAAGGAACTGCCATGTGTGACATTTGCAGAACTTGTAACAGATCCTAGTGTTGTCCCAAAAGAAGACTTCACTCTAGTTGCATGGGAATCCAGGATACCCCCTCAGAAATCATTTGTTTATATTGTTACAAGTCGTGCTCAGGATACACATCAGGGCAGCGCCTTGCCAGGGAGGAAGCGACAAGGAGTGCCAATCTAGTTTTGTTTCAAGACTTGTAAAATGTAACTCTTGTTGTATTTTATTGATGCATCGTTGCTGTGAACCATTGAACTAAATGTATCACCCATCTCAATTAATGTACAGTAAATCTGCAGAAGTGCGCTTCTTAGATAATGCTTCAAGTCTCGGTCTCTCGGGTAGGTGGCTAACCGATGCAACAGAAATTAAACATACAAGAAAGAGGTATATgcatcatcaacatcatcatcattgCAATGTTATGGCTAGCATTATGCTATACTTGATAGTGAAATCGGGACAGGTTTAGATACAAATTGCCTAGGAATTGATTTCGAAGAACCCTGGGAGCACTGCGGCATCGCGTTGCATCCGGGAGGCTCCCGTGCCAGCCCTTGAGGTGCTCGTAGTCGAACTAGCTACGCGCCTCCCATTCTCCCTCGCACCTGACGTCGGCGACCGCCATGGCTCCACACGAGGTGCGGCTCATTGCTGGACTAGGGAAGGCAGGAGGATGCTCGTGGTTGCACCCATGGTAGGTTGGAAAGAAGGTAGTTGGGGGTTGCACAGAATCCGCGTCTCATTTTAAGTAGGTGACCACCATGGGTCCGCACGAGACCCGATGGGGATGCTACGTGCTGCGCGGCGGCGCCGCTCGTCGGTGGCCGATGCCACGGCGTGTTTGGGCTTTGGGGAAGGAAGGAGATTGGAGATTGATTCAGCGAACAACATCGCTGGTAGGCACTGACCGTCGGGCCCCATGAGAAAACGGAAACGGTACGACTATTGCTAAGAGCATATGCAGATCCCTTAAAAGCTCGCCGGTCATGTTTTTCCGGCTAATTTACAATACAAGCAAAAAAACCCGGCCCGAAAAAGTCATGTAAAAACGGCCCTACATGTAAATGTTTTACGGGAGGCCGGAGAACCGCTTTAGAATCCGCAATATATACTAGAGCGAGGCCGTTTTAGGGTCCGCGTTCTTCATTTCCCATATCCCCCTCTGCTGCAATTGAACATCTCCGGCGACAAATCCCCTTCTTCCGGCAGCTTTTTTGCGGCGCGCGTAGCCATCCGAACCTCATCCTGATTTCGAGCGCATGTCGCCGGAGGGGTGGCCAAGGGTGATTGACAGCCGCCCGGAGACGCTTGAGCACAGGCGAGAATATTCGGTCCAGCCTGTCGAAGTTGCTCCAGGTCCGGCTGCCGGCGCTGCGGGAGAGAGCGTCGCTCTTCTGCGCCTACTCCTTGCGCCACTCCTCCACCAGCAGGCGGAGGGAGGAGCTCCCGGCCCCGTCGTCGTTGTGGCGCTTGCGAGGCAGCGCGCATGGTTCGACGCGAAGGTTTTGCACAGCATGCAAGGTACACTTGTTGAAACAAATATGTTCGCGGACGTTTTAAGAAGGAATCTCCATGTCCAGTTCTGGCGTTGCATATTGAACAAGGGGATAAGTATGGTTAAAAGAAACCTCTCCATATATGGTGTGCACCCAACTATGCTTTAGAACAAGGCCACCCAGTGGACATTCCGGATTTTGCTTGACATTCACTTACCATGACAAACTATACTGTTAATGTTCCAATCAAGGAGGAATCACCAAGTGTGAGACTGGGGGAAATTCTAGAAGATCCTAGTGTTAGACCCAAATAACTTCATTCAAATTTCATGGGAATCAAGGATACACCCTCATAATTCAGCTGCTCACTTTGTTACAAGCTGTGCCCTGGATACACATGAAGTTAGTGCCATGCTAGGGAGTAAGCGGCGGGGAGTGCCGATCTAATATTGTTGCAGAACTTGTGTAATGTAAAATCTTGTCGTATTTTCTGATACATGAGCATCAGATATGTTCGCGTGGCCATATATAGCATCATCTTAAGTGGCAGTTAGTACTACTACTCAAAAGATCTAGCTAGTATTAATAAGGTGGCCAACTAATGAAACATAAATTAAACTAACAAGAAAGAGGTCTATGAATCATCATCGGGTAAATCCTTAAATAACTAGTAATTCAGAATCACAACAGATTTACCATTGCAGAGAGCAATCAGGTTTGTCCATCAACAGAAGCCTGGCCATGAAGAACACATATGGCGCAACAGTTTTGAGCCATGAAGAACTGGTAGATATATCTTCCAAATGATTGACTACTCAGGAAGTAATTCAAGTATTTTGCTGTTGTGTAACATAAATGATATGCATATTAATTGTATGAGAATATAGTACACAATGGTAGCCTTTGTTTTCTCAACCTGGATTCAAACATCCGTGAGGAATATCATTAAAAAATAATGACGCCATGATCTCCAAAGGCCAAAAACAGGTTAGTGTGGAAGAATATTAATTTAGACCTACCTACTGTGACTATTAAAAATACAAGTCTTTTCATGACGCTTGGGCAGTTGGCTAGTCATTCTCACATGTTTTTACGAGGAGCCCAACTAGTGTATTCCTTGGGGCTAGTAGACCAATATATAGTACAAGTACAGGCAGTTTATAAATGGTACATGTTAGCAGCCGTCTGCCTCTCACTCTTGAACTCGTCGCAGTCAATAGTATGGGGACTTTTCTATTGTGTGCGGAACTCTGCAAGACTTGACAGATGCTAGTTAATTTGTCCAGACTACATAGAGATCGACCAGTAGCTCTCCTCATCGGCCGCTCTTCTTGCTTGCCATGGAAGCTACCATATCTGTAGTCACAGGTGAACTAGTGAGCCGTTTCATCTCCTTCCTGAAGAACAAGTACTACTCATCTTTGAGCGATGCACAATCAGAGGAGAAGGTGGTGAGGAGATTGCAGCACCTCCTGATGAGAGTCAGCATCATCATCGAGGAGGCAGATGCACGGTACATAACAAATTATGGGATGTTGTTGCAGCTAAAGATGCTCTCGGAGGCCATGTACAAAGGGTACCGCGTGCTGGACACCTTGAGGTATCAAAACCTCCAAGACAGTGCAGACACTAACGAGGTTAGCATCGATGACCCATCAAGCAGCATCTTGTATATATCCATTCCTTTCAAGCGTTCTCGAAAAAATAATTGAGAAGCTTGACATGGCCATGCACCTCGAGTCAGATGGTGCCTTGGAAAGCTTAGAACTTGCTGTTGCTAACATGGCAGAATTTGTTGTCCTTCTGAGTGGATGTGAGCGCATGTCTCGTAGgccatatgatgtttatctttacACCAACAACTTCATGTTCAGCCGACATGCTGAAAAGCAAAAACTATTGAGCTTCTTGTTGGAGCACAACAATCCTCCTGGTGATCATGCACCGACAGTTCTTCCAATCATAGGTGGTTTCGGAGTTGGAAAGAAAACATTGGTTTCTCATGTGTGTGCAGATGAAAGGGTTCGCTCACGCTTCTCCTCTACATTGCACTTGAATGGAGA
Encoded here:
- the LOC125528467 gene encoding uncharacterized protein LOC125528467, yielding TIVEEAGARYITNSGMMMQLKMLSEAMYRGHRLLDTWRSRALQDDAGFDEVSSNNSSSSSLYLAIPLKRSRTTMVNDDKDIRLESDGALESLEIVVANMSEFVVLLSECERMSRRPYDVYLYTDNFMFSRHAEKQKLLSFLLEHNDPSGDHAWGVLPLIGGVAVGKKTLVAHVCGDERVRSRFSFILHLIGDSLLGILDDGRTMFGMMLVVIEFSSDVDDDDWKKFCSFLIRMGRGSKIIIVSKLKRLARLGTVKPIFLSVLSYDELRYLFKALSFGSVEPAEHPRLVQMADQFAKELHNAHGSLLATNAYANVLRRNLDVQFWRRIMDEGMRVVKRNLSMYGVHPNTLIQQGHPMDITDFGLHPLSMTPYTFGASVKKELPCVTFAELVTDPSVVPKEDFTLVAWESRIPPQKSFVYIVTSRAQDTHQGSALPGRKRQGVPI